The following are encoded in a window of Gossypium raimondii isolate GPD5lz chromosome 13, ASM2569854v1, whole genome shotgun sequence genomic DNA:
- the LOC105783417 gene encoding alpha/beta hydrolase domain-containing protein WAV2, with protein MVSYVSVLLYGVGGIVVAGMALLVAFQEKLVYVPVLPGLTKSYPITPARLRLVYEDVWLRSSDGIRLHSWFIKLFPECRGPTILFFQENAGNIAHRLEMVRIMLQRLQCNVFMLSYRGYGASDGYPSQHGIINDAQAALDHLSQRTDIDTDRIVVFGRSLGGAVGSVLTKNNPDKVAALILENTFTSILDMAGVLLPFLKWVIGGPGTKGPKILNFLVRSPWSTIDIIGQVKQPILFLSGLQDEMVPPSHMQMLYAKAAARNRQCIFVEFPTGMHMDTWLSGGDHYWRTIQQFFEKHVPKTGYDIDSQRRGD; from the exons atgGTGTCTTACGTAAGCGTGTTGTTGTACGGAGTGGGAGGGATAGTGGTGGCCGGGATGGCGTTGCTGGTAGCGTTTCAAGAGAAGCTCGTTTACGTTCCGGTTTTGCCGGGTCTAACTAAGTCTTACCCGATAACGCCGGCCCGACTCCGGCTCGTCTACGAGGACGTTTGGCTCAGATCCTCGGACGGAATCCGACTCCATTCTTggttcatcaagctcttccctgAGTGTCGAG GCCCAACCATCCTGTTTTTTCAAGAGAATGCTGGAA ACATTGCTCACCGTCTGGAAATGGTACGCATAATGCTGCAGAGGTTACAGTGCAATGTCTTCATGCTATCATATCGAGG TTATGGAGCAAGTGATGGTTATCCTTCTCAGCATGGAATTATTAACGATGCTCAG gctGCTCTGGATCATCTCTCCCAGCGGACTGATATTGACACAGATAGAATAGTGGTCTTTGGAAGATCACTTGGGGGTGCTGTTGGATCAGTACTCACCAAAAACAATCCTGATAAG GTTGCTGCATTGATATTAGAAAACACTTTCACATCTATTCTTGACATGGCTGGAGTTTTATTGCCTTTCCTGAAGTGGGTTATTGGAGGCCCGGGTACCAAAGGTCCcaaaattcttaattttcttgTCCGTTCGCCATGGAGTACCATTGACATCATTGGGCAG GTCAAGCAGCCTATCCTTTTTCTTTCTGGATTGCAAGACGAAATGGTTCCACCATCCCATATGCAAATGCTGTATGCTAAAGCAGCTGCTCGTAACAGGCAATGCATTTTTGTAGAATTCCCTACTGGCATGCACATGGACACTTGGTTATCTGGCGGTGATCACTACTGGAGAACAATTCAGCAGTTTTTCGAAAAACATGTGCCGAAAACTGGATATGATATTG ATTCCCAGAGGAGAGGTGACTAG
- the LOC105783807 gene encoding PHD finger protein ALFIN-LIKE 4 produces MDGGTLHSLRTVEEVFKDFKGRRAGIIKALTADVGEFFEQCDPEKENLCLYGLPTEQWEVTLPAEEVPPELPEPALGINFARDGMQEKDWLALVAVHSDAWLLAVAHYFGARFGFDKADRKRLFTMINDLPTIFEIVSGSAKKQTKEKSSVSNHSSNKSKSSGKARGSESAKYSKSVQLKDEEEGLDEEEEEEHGDTLCGACGENYASDEFWICCDICEKWFHGKCVKITPARAEHIKQYKCPSCSNKRARP; encoded by the exons ATGGACGGAGGAACACTGCATAGCCTCAGAACAGTAGAGGAAGTCTTTAAGGATTTCAAAGGCCGCCGTGCAGGAATCATCAAAGCCTTAACCGCCG ATGTTGGAGAATTTTTTGAACAGTGCGATCCtg AGAAGGAGAATCTTTGCTTGTATGGACTTCCTACTGAACAGTGGGAAGTTACTTTACCTGCTGAGGAAGTGCCTCCCGAGCTTCCGGAGCCCGCATTGGGTATTAACTTTGCTAGAGACGGGATGCAAGAAAAGGACTGGTTGGCACTTGTTGCTGTTCATAGTGATGCGTGGTTACTAGCAGTGGCTCACTATTTTGGTGCTAGGTTTGGTTTTGATAAAGCTGACAG GAAACGTCTCTTCACTATGATAAATGATCTCCCTACAATATTTGAAATCGTCTCTGGAAGTGCCAAGAAACAGACAAAGGAGAAGTCATCAGTTTCAAATCATAGCAGCAATAAATCCAAGTCCAGTGGAAAAGCT AGAGGGTCTGAATCTGCTAAATACTCAAAGAGCGTGCAACTCAAGGATGAGGAAGAGGGTTTGGacgaggaagaggaagaggagcACGGGGACACCTTGTGCGGCGCATGCGGAGAGAACTATGCTTCGGATGAGTTCTGGATTTGCTGCGACATATGTGAAAAGTGGTTCCATGGCAAATGCGTAAAGATCACCCCCGCCAGGGCCGAGCATATTAAGCAGTACAAGTGTCCCTCTTGCAGCAACAAGAGAGCACGACCTTGA